One window of the Podospora pseudocomata strain CBS 415.72m chromosome 7, whole genome shotgun sequence genome contains the following:
- a CDS encoding hypothetical protein (EggNog:ENOG503NVV8; BUSCO:EOG09262ZZ8; COG:G; COG:M): MSTATKRLIVFGGNGFLGSRICRSAVARNWEVISISRSGQPHWPSSSPPPSWSSSVTWQKGDIFNPQSYLPFLPSATHIVHTLGILLEADYKSLLSGRPSPANPLDRKPGDPSPLNTRRQVTYETMNRDSAILLAKEAEKAGVEGFGYISAAAGAPVLPSRYITTKREAEDIIQREFPKLRSVFYRAPFMWDSSRAVSLPIAAGGLVASTVDGLTGGLLRGVLGAAAIKPLKVDLVADAVVEGLGDQSVRGVVEPKEIEELGTKGWRKTML, encoded by the exons ATGTCAACCGCAACCAAACGCCTCATCGTCTTCGGCGGCAACGGCTTCCTCGGCTCCCGCATCTGTCGCTCCGCCGTCGCCCGCAACTGGGAAGTCATCTCCATCAg CCGCTCCGGCCAACCCCActggccctcctcctccccacccccctcctggTCCAGCTCAGTAACCTGGCAGAAAGGCGACATCTTCAACCCCCAATCctacctccccttcctcccctcagCCACCCACATAGTCCACaccctcggcatcctcctcgaagcAGACTAcaaatccctcctctccggccgcccctcccccgccaaccCCCTAGACCGCAAACCCGGCGACCCGAGTCCTCTGAACACACGCAGACAGGTAACCTACGAAACCATGAACCGCGACagcgccatcctcctcgcaaAAGAGGCCGAAAAGGCAGGGGTGGAAGGCTTCGGGTACATCTCCGCCGCTGCTGGAGCGCCAGTCCTACCCTCGAGAtatatcaccaccaagcggGAAGCAGAGGACATTATCCAACGCGAGTTTCCCAAACTGAGATCGGTCTTCTACCGCGCGCCGTTCATGTGGGATAGTTCTAGGGCTGTGAGCCTGCCTATTGCTGCCGGGGGCCTGGTCGCGAGCACGGTGGATGGGCTCACGGGGGGGTTGCTCaggggggtgctgggggcGGCCGCAATCAAACCTCTCAAGGTGGACTTGGTGGCtgatgcggtggtggaggggctgggTGACCAGAgtgtgaggggggttgttgaaccAAAAGAGATTGAGGAGTTGGGGACCAAGGGGTGGAGAAAGACGATGCTTTAA
- the YAF9 gene encoding NuA4 histone H4 acetyltransferase complex and the SWR1 complex subunit (EggNog:ENOG503P3G2; BUSCO:EOG09262UTQ; COG:K), translating into MADKKSNKRIKSLSIHRPFIYGTTARPFDPLRNPKPPGIPDDHTHSWEVFVKGVDDTDITYWLRRVQFKLHESIPNHVRIVDAVPGKPFSLKETGWGEFEITIRLYYVSESNEKPQTLYHHLRLHPYGRTEEEKEEMKNGPDGGVVKSWNYDEQIFNEPYESFYEILTSGAMPASSMKGGKGGGKQKGEKEVKMERSEGGVLARSAMIPLTNRGPEYPFSRETEQCEIEKLKKALVKVEEMTRRTKEEMEKKEKRLKELKAEGAKA; encoded by the coding sequence ATGGCCGACAAAAAATCCAACAAACGCATCAAAtccctctccatccaccGCCCCTTCATCTacggcaccaccgcccgcccCTTCGACCCCCTCCgcaaccccaaaccccccgGGATCCCCGACGACCACACCCACTCCTGGGAAGTCTTCGTCAAGGGCGTAGACGACACCGACATCACCTACTGGCTCCGGCGCGTGCAGTTCAAACTCCACGAATCGATCCCCAACCACGTCCGCATCGTCGACGCCGTCCCGGGAAaacccttctccctcaaagAGACGGGCTGGGGCGAGTTCGAAATCACAATAAGGCTGTATTACGTCTCGGAATCAAACGAAAAACCCCAGACTCtataccaccacctccgtctCCATCCCTACGGCAGgacagaggaggaaaaggaggagatgaaaaACGGGCCTGATGGGGGTGTGGTCAAGAGTTGGAATTACGACGAGCAGATTTTCAACGAGCCTTATGAGAGCTTCTATGAGATTTTGACGTCTGGGGCTATGCCGGCTTCTTCtatgaagggggggaaggggggggggaagcaaaagggggagaaggaggtcaagatggaaaggtcggaagggggggtgttggctaGGAGTGCGATGATTCCTCTCACGAATAGGGGGCCGGAATACCCTTTTAGTAGGGAGACGGAGCAGTGcgagattgagaagctgaAAAAGGCGCtggtcaaggtggaggagatgacgaggaggacgaaggaggagatggagaagaaggagaagaggttgaaggagcTAAAGGCAGAGGGAGCAAAGGCGTGA
- the MDM34 gene encoding ERMES complex subunit (BUSCO:EOG09261S0S; COG:U; EggNog:ENOG503NY58), translating into MAFNFNWSPLTADAGFYERARDLLTTALNKSPKPPIIVDDIFVTEFNLGSVPPDLEILEIGDLAEDRFRGIFKMCYSGDAFLTLKTRVQANPLNTYLSGKPGFASPEPLSASSSLTIPLQITLSEIKLSAFIIVVFSKQKGLTLVFRNDPLESLKVSSTFDSIPFVRDYLQRTIEQKLRDLMMDELPAIIHRLSLQIWCPDQIIKEDEEQSKETVDHTVNPLSTPPLDAVDAEGHLLDPAAISELSLEAGTETQSLFSQKALFKLSSLTSTQETSSLFTPSIKEAMFRAWAGPSDRVDTASTPGPATPSLHRTTSYTNGTAHTYTFSDTASQDQGHLPSRPSMVSLNSATAGLSLGSGRHSKAGRKKKTRVVNLRAKTSSEGGSEAGESSETASTSTTPASEPIMSHPILEVPEEDTATNINKVRFGGAHPRRPSFRNDREPAKVSEAAVPSIEISAPNTTQKQPSRQASPVDMKVPADWSRPRAPSEISPSVILEQAWVMKMAGEIARRVYDEKNRNPQFWEERDDTPPPAYQPRP; encoded by the exons ATGGCCTTCAACTTCAACTGGTCGCCGCTCACGGCCGATGCCGGCTTTTACGAGCGCGCGCGCGACCTGCTCACAACCGCCCTGAACAAGTCTCCGAAGCCTCCCATCATCGTCGATGACATCTTCGTGACCGAATTCAACCTTGGCTCCGTGCCACCAGACCTGGAGATTTTGGAGATTGGTGACCTGGCCGAAGACCGTTTCAGGGGAATTTTTAAAATGTGCTATTCCGGCGATGCCTTTCTGACGCTAAAAACGAGGGTGCAA GCAAACCCCCTCAATACCTACCTGTCGGGCAAGCCAGGTTTCGCATCGCCGGAGCCCCTGTCGGCGTCGTCCAGCCTCACCATCCCGCTTCAGATCACCCTGTCTGAGATCAAGCTCTCAGCCTTCATCATTGTGGTTTTCTCAAAGCAGAAGGGGCTGACGCTGGTCTTTCGAAATGACCCCCTCGAGTCTCTCAAGGTCTCGTCGACCTTTGACTCGATCCCGTTTGTCCGTGACTACCTTCAACGGACTATCGAGCAGAAGCTGCGGGatctgatgatggatgagttGCCAGCCATCATCCACAGGCTCTCACTTCAGATCTGGTGCCCGGACCAAATCATtaaggaggacgaggagcagTCCAAGGAGACCGTAGATCACACTGTTAACCCGCTGTCGACACCCCCCCTGGATGCTGTTGACGCAGAGGGTCACCTTCTGGACCCTGCCGCCATCTCGGAATTGTCTCTGGAGGCGGGAACAGAAACACAGTCTCTGTTCTCACAAAAGGCCTTGTTCAAGCTCTCTTCGTTAACGTCCACGCAAGAAACGTCATCATTGTTTACCCCTTCGATCAAGGAAGCCATGTTCAGAGCCTGGGCGGGGCCATCAGATCGGGTTGACACAGCCAGCACACCCGGACCGGCAACCCCGAGCCTCCACCGGACCACTTCTTACACCAACGGGACCGCCCATACCTACACCTTTTCGGACACGGCGAGCCAGGATCAGGGCCATTTGCCCTCGAGACCGTCCATGGTTAGTCTCAATTCTGCCACGGCTGGCTTGTCTCTGGGCTCCGGACGGCATTCCAAGGCTGGCCGGAAAAAGAAGACTCGTGTGGTCAACTTGCGTGCCAAGACCTCGAGCGAAGGTGGCAGCGAGGCGGGCGAGTCCTCGGAGACAGCTTCCACCTCGACAACGCCCGCTTCGGAGCCCATCATGTCTCACCCCATTCTCGAGGTTCCCGAGGAGGACACGGCTACAAACATTAACAAGGTGCGGTTCGGTGGTGCTCATCCGCGCAGACCATCATTCCGTAATGATCGTGAGCCTGCCAAGGTCTCGGAGGCTGCCGTCCCCTCGATCGAGATTAGCGcgcccaacaccacccagaAGCAGCCTTCTCGTCAGGCGTCGCCTGTTGATATGAAGGTCCCAGCAGACTGGTCTCGGCCAAGAGCGCCATCGGAAATCTCCCCATCCGTCATTCTCGAGCAAGCgtgggtgatgaagatggccgGAGAGATTGCCCGCCGTGTATACGACGAAAAGAACCGCAATCCTCAGTTCTGGGAGGAAAGGGATGACACGCCCCCTCCTGCGTACCAGCCTAGGCCGTAA